A window of Anomalospiza imberbis isolate Cuckoo-Finch-1a 21T00152 chromosome 4, ASM3175350v1, whole genome shotgun sequence contains these coding sequences:
- the C4H4orf54 gene encoding uncharacterized protein C4orf54 homolog, giving the protein MDAPGQRPASPRAVPEGAAAERDPSTSPSSNPGPQATIQEKEETAYVEIRVSPQGPEESRQKPELAPASGAEGASGPAPDSGAGGTGDGDSASGGPPGEEAGPASLDHGRDRPPSPAAAECGADTGPGSVEAAGSGGTPEAGGCPESSSSSCPSPVTKADDFPAMGDPVSTEGKTSSSSFGYESEVEDEVAGRKATPPGAPPGTPPGGGRDEAHYISTQEIQLSEVDHDMDFDAGLAARWDFEDNNVIYSFVDYASFGSDETPGDTLTEEEENSCYLSTTTSDPNNQTDSIDNTSSTEIVSLTSEHDTSGGDKRASSGESRSKQPGRPGGSPGAQLLLSIKAASRAINESSNVHGKQNTVYAAKHEGDMSLRVAAAPDRSASLKQDAVRDHAKKFIAVPARLQTRCGAARAGEHSSGASSAVSELDDADKEVRNLTARAFRSLAYPYFDTLRPGSRASSASLSDNALGINRWSTYLDLKCGSLGPRAEPSLLRSGRSQTKALEFVVSKLDGEIAHVETPRRLRAGSRVVTLLDLGDAAEAGEPPAAEGGGKGSSKKSRFASSLLKNVISKKMQLEHEFKMERGEITDTSYTGPGAGREPEPTGSSAGRERHREGGVQRQNSRHSEGGSDCTAAPAEDAGEGGGGRSPASKASTPREGNRSLDRALSEELCEVKRSASEAIKATFLRSQNSAFRSWKEREAERKEERAPVGKLKLSPKHDWRADLGEISAGKSTKMSRLFVPAIQHTPREKEPGKRATKCSAAAAAVSSAAAGAAATSPPAAKPKAPEIKISLGSLQQPRDAAFSIAQLLTPQIAGRPPEEGRGQPLKPLKPGDGPDKVPQFLVRDVRDSKYRAQGTLHQVRDVRKLIKSSYSADSGDNSSDKGSGTSEQGGPEQKPQQQQLVIAGVPRSLSPVVITCQAVGHTGTKPTEAGTKAAGRAPACPPEGTVLVHRTSGRLPVATIAPNKSDARQPAVLKIVSKSSAPWRHQPPQPPPPERGRAPEEDPREESKAAPVQNALEKLTAAVRSMEELYSFNKREWKRKSDPLPITDSHVLSLIASQERGAGSRPAGAAAPPPPPPADKAEEPSGKGPSSERLPRRPSNSTADKVSAKAAAFESLARQRQRGPPAPRAEPSAAPRALLTLRGAGGAAAPAPAKLPSEGGLRGPAPPRSPRLPAGGGGGDAERGPDCGNYLSLPLKAATEPGSPPSAGATESGGVRPSPVSASAAAAALCSLQPFGTAKPPGSPRPPPGPPPAEEPPAAAPPPAEGPPAALYRPPLPFAALPGAAPPLLCFSPSVPAAATATEPFPQTQRKVLLDVSTGQYYLVDTPVQQPLKRRLFDPETGQYVEVPVSQQPAVAPVPLPLSPLALNAGAYGATYMLYPGLLPAATVLPAGALQRPLSHSGSDGSAPAEPGSPAAPEAAFAESPYYVATSKGPPPPPRHGAAEAKPVISITAPATGPRIVAPPSFDGTTMRFVVEHR; this is encoded by the coding sequence ATGGACGCGCCCGGCCAGCGGCCCGCCAGCCCCCGCGCCGTCCcggagggcgcggcggcggagcgggACCCGAGCACAAGCCCGAGCTCGAACCCTGGCCCGCAGGCGACCAtccaggagaaggaggagacgGCGTACGTGGAGATCCGCGTCTCGCCGCAGGGGCCGGAGGAGAGCCGCCAGAAGCCCGAACTGGCCCCGGCCAGCGGCGCGGAGGGTGCGTCCGGTCCCGCACCGGACAGCGGAGCCGGGGGGACCGGGGATGGCGACTCGGCGAGCGGCGGACCCCCGGGGGAGGAAGCGGGGCCAGCATCCTTGGACCACGGGCGGGATCGCCCTCCTTCCCCGGCGGCGGCGGAATGCGGCGCTGACACCGGCCCCGGCTCCGTGGAagcggcggggagcggcgggacGCCGGAGGCGGGGGGCTGCCCGgagtcctcctcctcctcctgcccttcgCCCGTGACCAAGGCAGACGACTTTCCCGCAATGGGCGACCCTGTGTCGACGGAGGGCAAAACCTCCTCGTCGTCCTTCGGCTACGAAAGCGAAGTGGAGGATGAGGTCGCGGGGCGCAAGGCGACTCCCCCCGGCGCCCCCCCGGGCACCCCTCCCGGCGGCGGCCGCGACGAGGCGCACTATATCAGCACGCAGGAGATCCAGCTCAGCGAGGTGGACCACGACATGGACTTCGACGCGGGGCTGGCCGCCCGCTGGGACTTCGAGGATAACAACGTGATCTACTCCTTCGTTGACTACGCCTCCTTCGGGAGCGACGAGACCCCGGGGGACACGCTgacggaggaggaggagaataGCTGCTACCTTAGCACGACCACCAGTGACCCCAACAACCAGACGGACAGCATCGACAACACCAGCAGCACCGAGATCGTCAGCCTTACCTCCGAACACGACACCTCCGGCGGGGACAAGCGCGCCAGCTCGGGGGAAAGCCGGTCCAAGCAGCCCGGCCGCCCCGGCGGGAGTCCGGGCGCCCAGCTTCTCCTATCAATCAAAGCCGCTTCCCGGGCTATAAATGAGTCTAGCAACGTGCACGGAAAGCAAAACACTGTTTACGCTGCCAAGCATGAAGGCGACATGAGTCTCCGTGTCGCCGCGGCTCCCGACCGCAGCGCGAGTTTAAAACAGGATGCGGTCCGCGACCACGCGAAAAAGTTCATCGCGGTGCCCGCGCGGCTGCAGACGCGGTGCGGGGCCGCCAGGGCAGGGGAGCACTCGAGCGGCGCCTCCAGCGCCGTCAGCGAGCTGGACGATGCCGACAAAGAGGTGCGAAACCTTACGGCCAGGGCTTTCCGCAGCCTGGCGTACCCCTATTTCGACACCCTGCGCCCCGGCTCCCGCGCCTCCTCCGCCTCCCTGTCCGACAATGCCCTGGGCATCAACCGCTGGTCCACCTACCTGGACCTCAAGTGCGGCAGTCTGGGGCCGAGAGccgagcccagcctgctgcgCTCCGGCCGCTCGCAGACCAAAGCCCTCGAGTTCGTGGTCAGCAAGCTCGACGGGGAGATCGCCCATGTCGAAACGCCGCGGCGGCTGCGGGCGGGCTCCCGGGTGGTGACCCTGCTGGACCTCGGCGATGCCGCCGAGGCCGGGGAGCCGCCGGCGGCGGAGGGCGGCGGGAAGGGGTCCAGCAAGAAGTCCAGGTTCGCCTCCAGCCTCCTCAAAAACGTCATCTCCAAGAAGATGCAGCTGGAGCACGAGTTCAAGATGGAGCGGGGCGAGATCACCGACACCTCCTACACCGGGCCGGGCGCGGGCCGGGAGCCTGAGCCCACCGGCAGCAGCGCCGGCCGGGAGCGACATCGGGAGGGTGGCGTGCAGCGGCAGAACTCCCGGCACTCGGAGGGCGGCTCGGACTGCACCGCGGCGCCGGCGGAGGATGCGGGCGAGGGCGGCGGGGGCCGCTCTCCGGCCTCCAAGGCGTCGACGCCCCGCGAGGGGAACCGCAGCCTGGACCGGGCGCTGTCGGAGGAGCTGTGCGAGGTGAAGCGCAGCGCCTCGGAGGCCATTAAGGCCACCTTCCTCCGCAGCCAGAACAGCGCCTTCAGGTCCTGGAAGGAGCGGGAGGCGgaaaggaaggaggagagggCGCCCGTCGGTAAGCTGAAACTCTCTCCCAAGCACGACTGGCGAGCCGACCTGGGTGAGATCTCTGCCGGCAAGTCCACCAAGATGTCCCGCCTGTTCGTCCCCGCCATTCAACACACGCCTCGGGAGAAGGAACCCGGCAAGAGGGCGACCAAGTGctccgccgcggccgccgccgtgTCCTCGGCCgccgccggcgccgccgccaCCTCGCCCCCCGCCGCCAAGCCCAAAGCCCCCGAGATCAAGATCAGCCTGggcagcctgcagcagccccgGGACGCCGCTTTCAGCATCGCCCAGCTGCTGACGCCGCAGATCGCAGGCCGACCGCCGGAGGAGGGCAGGGGACAGCCGCTCAAGCCTCTCAAACCCGGCGACGGCCCCGACAAAGTGCCACAGTTCCTGGTGCGCGACGTGAGGGACAGCAAGTACAGAGCCCAGGGCACCCTCCACCAGGTGCGGGACGTGCGGAAGCTCATCAAAAGCTCCTACAGCGCTGACTCGGGAGATAACAGCAGCGACAAGGGCAGCGGCACCTCCGAGCAAGGCGGCCCGGAGCAgaagccccagcagcagcagctggtcaTCGCCGGTGTTCCCCGGTCGCTCTCCCCCGTGGTCATCACCTGCCAGGCGGTCGGCCACACCGGCACCAAGCCCACCGAGGCGGGGACCAAGGCGGCGGGCAGGGCGCCCGCCTGCCCCCCGGAGGGCACCGTGCTGGTGCACCGCACCTCGGGCAGGCTGCCAGTGGCCACCATCGCCCCCAACAAGAGCGATGCTCGCCAGCCGGCCGTGCTCAAGATCGTTTCCAAATCCTCCGCGCCCTGGCGGCACCAgccgccgcagccgccgccccCCGAGAGGGGCCGGGCACCGGAGGAGGACCCACGGGAGGAAAGCAAGGCAGCGCCGGTGCAGAACGCGCTGGAGAAGTTGACGGCGGCGGTGCGGAGCATGGAGGAGCTCTACAGCTTCAACAAGCGCGAGTGGAAGCGGAAGAGCGACCCTCTGCCCATCACCGACAGCCACGTTCTCTCCCTTATCGCCAGCCAGGAGCGGGGCGCCGGGTCCCGACCCGCCGGCGCTGCCGctccgcccccgccgccgccggcggaCAAGGCGGAGGAGCCGTCGGGCAAGGGGCCGAGCAGCGAGCGGCTGCCCCGCCGCCCCTCTAACAGCACCGCCGACAAGGTCTCGGCCAAGGCGGCCGCCTTCGAGAGCCTGGCCCGGCAGCGGCAGCGCGGCCCGCCGGCGCCTCGCGCCGAGCCCtccgccgccccccgcgccctCCTCACGCtccgcggggcgggcggagcCGCAGCCCCCGCGCCGGCCAAGCTCCCCTCCGAGGGCGGCCTGCGGGGCCCGGCACCACCGCGCTCCCCTCGGctgcccgcgggcggcggcggcggcgatgCCGAGCGCGGCCCCGACTGCGGGAACTATCTGTCCCTGCCGCTGAAGGCGGCCACCGAGCCCGGCTCCCCCCCGTCCGCGGGGGCGACGGAGAGCGGCGGCGTCCGCCCCAGCCCGGTGTCGGCgtcagcggcggcggcggcgctgtGCAGCCTGCAGCCCTTCGGCACGGCCAAGCCCCCCGGCAGCCCCAGACCGCCACCCGGACCCCCGCCCGCCGAGgagccccccgccgccgccccgccgcccgccgaggGTCCGCCCGCCGCCCTGTACCGCCCGCCGCTGCCCTTCGCCGCCCTGCCCGGCGCCGCGCCGCCGCTGCTCTGCTTCTCGCCCTCCGTGCCCGCCGCGGCCACAGCGACAGAGCCCTTCCCGCAGACGCAGCGCAAGGTGCTGCTGGACGTGAGCACCGGGCAGTACTACCTGGTGGACACGCCTGTGCAGCAGCCCCTCAAGCGGCGCCTCTTCGACCCCGAGACCGGGCAGTACGTGGAGGTGCCGGTGTCCCAGCAGCCGGCCGTGGCTCCCGTCCCGCTGCCTCTCTCGCCCCTTGCCCTCAATGCCGGTGCCTACGGCGCCACGTACATGCTCTACCCCGGGCTCCTGCCCGCCGCCACCGTGCTGCCCGCCGGCGCCCTGCAGCGCCCGCTGTCCCACTCGGGCAGCGATGGCAGTGCCCCGGCGGAGCCTGGCAGCCCCGCCGCGCCAGAGGCAGCTTTTGCCGAGAGCCCCTACTACGTGGCTACCAGCAAgggcccgccgccgccgccgcggcacGGGGCAGCCGAGGCGAAGCCGGTCATCAGCATCACAGCGCCGGCCACCGGCCCTCGGATCGTCGCGCCGCCCTCCTTCGACGGCACCACCATGCGCTTTGTGGTGGAGCACCGGTGA